Genomic DNA from Oncorhynchus tshawytscha isolate Ot180627B linkage group LG04, Otsh_v2.0, whole genome shotgun sequence:
AGAAACTGCCAAGGCTGGTAGAAAAGTgataaaactgtgtgtgtgtgtgcgtagaggGAGTTATAAAATGACATGTCTTTGCATTTCTGActttagaacgttctctgaataaacCTTACAAACCTTTTGCAGAAGCTGAGtctttgcctaattattattaaacccagggtcttacaaacctcggggATTGGTCAAAGCTTAAATAATTGTTTAGTTAtcatcattgggattgaaaattctcgtgacacatgtaaaacatcacagtgtaacagtgtaagtTCAAAGCAATTTGAGGATCTTTACTCCATTtggaaatacactacatgaccaaaagtatgtggacacctgcatgtcgaacatctcattccaaaatcatgggcattaatatggagttggtgcccactttgctactataacaggctccactcttctgggaaagatttccactagatgttgggacattgctacGAGGTCTTGCTGCCATTCAGCCAAAataacattagtgaggtcgggcactgatattgggcgattaagcctggctcgcagtcggcgctCTAATTCATTCCAAAGTTGTTtgatggggtttaggtcaggccagtcaagttcttccacacaaatctcaaaaatatattttctgtatggacctcgctttatgcaggggggcattgtcatgctgaaacaagggaccaaaactgttgccataaatttggaagcacagaattgtctagaatgtcactgtatgctgtaacgttaagatttcACGTCAAtgcaactaaggggcctagcccgaaccatgaaaaacagccccagacaattattccttctccaccaaactttacagttggcactatgcatttgggcaggtagcgttctcctggcatccgccaaacccagattcatccgtcggactacCAGTtgatgaagcatgattcatcactccagaaaacgcatttccactgctccagagtccaatttgGCAGTGAGCTttgcaccactccagccgaaACTTGGCATtaagcatggtgatcttaggcttgtgtgcggctgcccggccatggaaacccatttcatgaagctcccgacaaacagttcttgtgctgatgttgcatccagaggcagtttggaactcagtagtgagtgttgcaaccgaggacagaagatttttaTGCTCTACACGCTTCAGAActcagcggtcctgttctgtaagcttgtgtggcctaccactttgcagctgggCAGTTGTTGCatttagatgtttccacttcacaataaaagcacttacatttgaccggggcagctctaacagggcagaaatttgaccaactgacctGCTGGTCATGGTCCCACgatgaaagttactgagctcttttgtaaggccattctactgccaatgttacctatggagattgcatggctgtgtgcttgattttatacacctgtcagcaacgggtgtggctgaaatagacaaattcactcatttgaaggggtgtccacatactttgtatatatgTGTAGCTTTGACCCTCTCAGCTATGTACTCTATGATAAGGTAACTAGAACTGGAGATAAGCATATCAATATTTGGTACAATCATAAGCTCAGTCTTCCTAGAATGTTTCAAGACAGAATAAGGAAACTGCAACCTAAGATTAAGGTTTGTATACTCAGCTAAAGCATATATAGCCTTAGTATTGTTGACTGCAAAAGGATGGAAGTTGTATGACCACTGTTATCATACCCTAAAGGATAATCCATTCTTTGATTGCATGTTCAATTTGTTTTGCAAGTGTGCTAATGCTAAGCAATCTCACAGACCACTTTCCCACCATCCATAACATTAACTGCATTTGGTGATTTATTTGGGGTGAATTATTACTTTAAATTAAGTCATGCCAACTTTTTgtaacaaatgtatttatttgaatgCTATGACCTCATGCACACTTGGATTAGACCTATTTTAATTAAATTAAACTCTGCTGTTATACAGTAGAAGCTAGATTGACGGTTTTGTTGAGTGATCATGCTGTCATACTTCGGCTTAGTGAAACTAATGCCAGCAATATGTTTTGTAGAACAGAAATACCAGGATTTTTTTCACAATACAAAATCTCAAAAATGTCCATTTCATAGAATTGGtatttgaattattatttttttattctcaAAACTATGACAAACTAAACTACTGAACCAGATTTATGACACTATAACCTACATGTTTCTATGCTAATGCATAAATGGTATGCAACTAGACAAAGTCTACTTGGAAATACCATAGAACGGAATGAAATATACTACTGTATAATATGTATCAGGGGCAATATAAAATGCATTAGCAGAAGCAAATAAGCATAATACACCTCCACATATTCATATTCTACAGTATAGTGGACCATTTAAATACAACCACAAACCATGATCGTTGTATCAACTGAGATAATCAACCAGTGTCATAAGTATGTCTTTCATGAAATAGTGCCATGATGCATACAAGATCATATGTTGGGTTTTGATAGGGTATGACAGTTAAACTAGGCTCATGAGGAATTTGTAAGTTATATTTTTCAAGATCAAATGGGAACATATTATTttaaaagtccaaaaatggacATACCAATTGCAGACTGAACCTTTAAATTAACTCACCATGGTGCCCATTTATGTAACTCATCTGATGTACTTGGCTATAAACGCTGTACCAGATAGTAGGCCTAATCTTTGGTCTCTCTTTGTTACGTCTCTTGAACATTCTAGGAATTACAGTTATGGTTGCATATTTATGTCAGTCAACACTTTTATTACGCAGTTGGTTAAGACAGACCTGTGAAATTGATTTCCGTGAACTCTGTGACACTGCCTGTAAGACTGAAAAGCCTCTCCATTCATTCTGCTGTCTGAAAGGTAAGGACAAGACTAAGGTAAGGCTTCTCCTTACTGTAAGTGCCATGTTGTGACAAGTTTTTGGGTGGAGAAAATAGTGGAAGGATAGTAGTCAATTACTCCAGAGTTACAATAAATAGTCTGTCTTGGGTGATTTCATTTTTGCTGTGTGAAGCTGTCAAAATGGCCTCTCATGCACAGTAAATGTAAATAGCAAAATGAGATGAAACTTTGCAGTGATCTGAAAAGtcaaattattttataaagataCCCATCTAAATAAAAGCATCTCTGTATTGTGTCTATGCTGTGAGGTAAGGTCGGGGGTAAGACATCATGGCAGTTATTTGCACTGAGTTACCCAATATATTATACTTGTATATCATCATTAGTCTTATCCCATCCTAGAGATTGCACCAGGTTACCTAATCTTATATTTTGTAAGCCATTGGTACCATGCTAGCCTATGCCAATTTCTTGTTCACTGTGCATGCCTGGCGCTGAGGGATATCTAGTGTCTCTTATTAGTGCAGGTGAAGTCCCAGAGTCAAACCACATTTCCCATGGGGGAAGGGGAGCTACACTATCATACTAACTGATCTTATCATATTTCTAGTTTTTCAGTAATATTCTTTGTACATATTTGTGTTTTGTGGGGACAGATTGGTTCCTCTACAAACATCAAGAGTTGTGGATAAAGCAGTTTTTTCCCTCTAGTTTTTATTTGTTAGCAAGCAAACATGTAGTTTACTGGCACAGCCATGTTGTTGGACTATATTACACAAAGAAATAGACATTTGTATTACTGTAGTTGTAAGCAATATGCTCATTTTAGCCGTTATTAATTATAAGGTGATGACATGGTCAGACTTTAAGGCTAATTGTTCAAGTAAACATTTACAGATATCAGGGGATCCATTTTAAGCAAAGTCACAGAATGATTTCAGAATCAAACTCAGACAAACACACTTAAAACAAAACATTAACAAACAATAACTTGGCATTTAATGCACAACAAATGGTCAAATTTCATTCTAACTTTAGAGCATTAATGTCTTGTTTCAGTCTTCCTCTAGAATGTACTAAATAAAAgtatacatgttttttttatgagTGAATTAaataaaagtatttaataaaCACAGTATTCTAATGGATATTTACAAACCTAATGTAAGTACATTGTAGTGACTCATGGTAATAATCATCATAATGTTGAATGAGGTAATTATGTGCACAGAAAGTGCTGTAAGTACTCACTTTTGAGAGAAGTAATGGTCATAGCAATGCCACAACTGATTTGCAGCACACTATTGTTTTCCTTAATTACCTGTTGTACAGAAAAACAATATAATTTACAATAGGGTGACCAGGATAGACGGAATGGATACATTATAAACCCTTTTAACATACAAAACTATATTGTATACATCCTGATTTACAAAAATAGAGGTTGTCGTTCTCTGTCTAAAAATAGGATTTAAAAGACACTTTGTGGTAGACGTTCTGTAAACATAAATTCTGCAACATTTGAGCAAATACGATTGGAGAGGTAGCCTAGTAATTGAAGGGCCCGGGGCTAGTTTTCTACTAAGCTATGTGGAATTGTTtcaagatggtcataccaaggatcatttagctatttgatttagcattttaggacccctgtaggtatacaattttttaaataaaacaaacatttgataaaacattgaatttgttcttactgctattagcctttagaaacacattgaataacagattcatacatggaaaaacatTTACTTTTCATATCAGGTTTAGAACTTATACagtaggttaggataattaaagtagcaggttaggagaattaggttaaggttaggagaggGGTTagtgttagctaaaatgctaaaataATCACCTTAGATGTCAATTTGACAATCTGTATCCCATCTAGACATGATCTTGAAGCTCTGCCTCctaccgcagatgcggaaggccgtcatcagcggatgtggtggattgagacgcagcccacgCAAAACAGATCTCAACTTTAAACAGAATGATTTTAATGGGAATTTTTGTTTAATATGCTCATTGTATTTCCATGGGGGCACGGACATCAACTTTCCATGGTTGGGAACAATACTTTGCCCTCTACAATGTTAAGGTACAATTCTGCCCTCTGCTGGCTATGTCAGTTGGTGCTCTGTGTGGGAATGAAGTGTCCATGCAGATCCATGTGAATGCTGGCGTCAATTGAGGCACGAGCAATTACCTCAAAGGTTTTGGCATTAAGGACAAGCATGAAGGGGGATATCTTTGGATTGAGTGAGACGACTGAGGACAAAATGACTCctgaaaacagaaaataaataaatgtactgTTATAGTGACAGAGCTGATTAAATGCTTTTATCGTGCAGAAGTAGGCCTACTGCCTCTCACCGTCATCCTCCTCCACAGCTCCTGGTGAAGCAACAAACACAGGCTCAGAGGGGTAGCAGTCCTCCTCTGTCCACTCAATGTACTTTCTGGTCACGATGTCCACCTTCCCAATCTGTGTAAGTATTAATAGCACAAACAGCAGCATGTTGTCAGTGAGAAATGAGGAGGACCCACTTCTCTATGTTAAGGAGAATACATTGGTAAGAGACTACCTTATTTGGGTGTGGAGTCCACTCCACTCTTGAGCCATAGAAATAACGGTACTTCTTGCCATTGAATTTGTAGTTCATCCCTGGCAACTCCAAACCTGTTTGTGTACAAATGGAGATATGCATTTACGAAATGTTCCATAAAAAAAAACGAACAACTATTTGACTAACAACTGCTTGACTCCACTTTTACTAACATAGCATTTGACCTCTTCATGCAGTGGTATATAATTCATATCGATCACTGATGTTCAGTTGATAAAGTCTCACCTTCAAATATTGTTTCAGGCAGGCAATACAGCGAGCAATCTCTCTGCATCACTGCTTTGGCTGTTGTGTCTTTGAGCCTCACCAGATTTGTTCCATTTGGAGTATCCTATAACATACACGTATCCAATCTTCAGTTGATGTATAAACATGTAATGGTAACATTTAATTTGAACAGGCTTCGTATGAAGCTTATTTTGCCTTGAAAACATGTGAATTCATAGCTAGTTCATGAAAATGTCTAAGCAAAATATCACAGGCCCTGATCAGTTCTAGATGTGATATATTCACAATATATCACAACCTCTCATGCTTTAATGCCTATTATGCTCTATGGCTCCCTCTTTAAGGTGCCCGGAATGTTTGAACTGTTCATACGGAGCTGCTTCATGTAAAGTCTAACAGAGTTTAATACCAGCGTATTCATGTATTTACAGGAAAGTTGGAGTCTTATCAATATATACCTTGTCAACAGTGAGAGGCAAGACAAATCTCTGGCAGACTGGTGGGGAGAAGTTGACCTTGTTGGTCTCAATGAATTCATGTGTTTCCTTTCTCAGGTTCGCTAAGTAGAACATTTCATACAGATTGCTGTCTTTGTAGGTGATCATGTCAAACACTACATGGCCGTCGTCCTCGAAGGCGTTGATATGGTGGAAAACTACCAGGGCATCTGTGTAGAACTTGGTGGACACAGCCTTCCCAGTCTTCTTGTCGACCAGGTGGATCAGAGTCTAAAGAATGGCCAAGGGGATCACCAGAGAGAATGTAAGAATTTTGATTGTTGCCAAAGTTAGTTGAAGATAAAAATGAACTTTCCATGAGGTTGTGATCAGACAAGTGTATCTTACAATGTCCTCTTTGTCGTATTTGAGGCAGCTGGCCCAGTTGACGCTTCTAAATATAGCTGTGGCCAGTCTGAGGATGTCCAGTTTGAATGGCTGCTCGACAAAGATGATGTAATTCTCTGTCATGCCGAAGCTGTGGAAGTAGCTGGGGAAGAGGGTAGAGCGAAACGGTATATTGCAGACCTGCTTCACCTTCCGCAGGGCAGGCTTCTTATGCTCCTTATCTGGAGAGGAAAAGAACACTTTCCTGTGAACACTTAAATGTGTAATCATTCATGGAGGTTTTTACCCTAACATGTATATGGCCAGGAACCCCCAAAATTAAAATGTTCCGATACCTGATGCATTTACTGGAACCTTGAAGATGACATAGTTGGGCATGCCAAACCTCATGAGGGCAGTTCCCATGTTATAGGTGTTTCCCTCATCGTCGTAGTGAGGGTGTGCAGTCGCCAAGTTCAGAGCAATGTGATTCCTGTAGTTCATCTGAGGTTGAGTTTACAGGACAGGCAAAGGGAGAATATAAAGCAAGTGATAAGACATAATGGACAACAGTGATCATTTCAACAGATTTTAATTTACCTTTCCAATTACGTCCAGGGTAATTGGGTCAATTTGATTCATGTAGTTGACTTCTGATGAGGCATAGTAGTCCTCCCCATATCTAATGATGTTTATCAGGTTGTTATCTGTGAAGTCTGGGATGGCAGCGAGAAGGTAGGAGAAGGCTCTGAAAAAAGGACAAGATGCATCATGTATtatgtgtttttggttgtttgTCAAGATATATTTTGTGTGGACATCCATGTAAGGGAAATGTCAAATCAAAAACAAATAAACTATAAATCATGTTTAAAAATCGATTTActttgaaaatatgtttttgcaGGGATCGGGATAGATCATTGTCCCAAATTCTGAAACAACAATCTTGTTTGCCTTAGTGTTTTTCTTGAAGGTGTCACTTCTCAGGAATTTACTCCTGTAGTACACCTCACCTGTAAAACACAAAGATTCGCAGTGCTATTCAGCCAGTTGGAAATTGACCATTTGTGGAAATGTATAATGTCTTGTTCCGGTCTCACCATCTTTGAAGGTGAAACTATGAATTAAGGCCATGCCATCAAACCAGTGGTTGTATTCAGTGTCTCCCACTTTAAAGAGACCAGGCCCATTGCGCAGCAATGTCCCTTGTAGCCACTCAGGGACACATCCTGCAAGCACAGAAGGTacattgtcacaccctggccttagtattttcttgattattttggtcaggccagggtgtgacatgggtgatttatgtggtgtgttttgtaggttatgggattgtgtttAGTGAAGTATGCTAGGTAAGTCTAtagttgcctggagtggttctcaatcagaggcaggtgtttaatgttgtctctgattgggaaccatatttaggcagccatattctttaggtctcttgtgggtgattgttcctgtctctgtgttttgcaccagttaggactgttgtTGGTTTTCACgttatgttttttttgtaaattgttcgtatttttcatctttcattaaagatgtataaagataaccacgctgtatttgtcctcctctctttcaccagaagaaaaacGTTATCATTTTTACCATATTCTAATGTGATAAACCAAACAATGTAGAAGCTGATCCCTGATAAAGTTTGACCTTCagcctatatatttttttttgaatGGCAAATTTGATAATTGTTGAAAGTTTACGTTAGAGGTTCATTATACCTCATGTTATATAGGTGTGTGTccgtggaggctcctcagaggaggaaggggaggaccagcCGCCTCAGTGATTTTGAGAAAAATGTCAATTGTAAAACAtttgataaaactatactaaatataatcacgtcaccaaataattgattaaacatactattttgcaatgaaggtttACAGCACAAATAGGCCTTCAACTTGTAAGCATTTCAATTTAGGCTATCATTGTGGGTACTGATGTCTTGcggaattatttttttaaactctagTTGTGTTTTTCTAATGTATTATAGGGCTACACTTAAGAAATCCTAGCTCACAGGCCTCTAAATATAGTCtttacatctttttttttttacaaaatagtTGAAGCAGCACGTGCAGTGGCTGATAAGGAAAACAGATCTGGCAATAAGAATAGGCTATAAATGGTCAAGACTATTTGGGACCCCTTGGCTATACCACAGCAGCCCCACACGAATACAAAAAAGAAAGATCTGTAACCAAGTAAAGGGAGACAAAGTAAGAATTGAAAGTGTAAATGTTCATTCATATTCGTAACTTTGGGTTTTTACATTTACAGATATAATTTAACGTTTACGTTTCATGTTTCATGCATGGCTTTTTCCATATGATTTTCTTAAGATCCTAACAATACTTATGTTCAACTTTTTGGCAGCTATCTCGCTCCATATTTTCTCAATCAATTCTGCAGCAAACGAGAGTGGGAGAAGCTGTCTGTAACAAATCAAAGCAACTGCGAACACACAGGCAGAAAAGCACAAAGAGAGGGAGGTGCGACGAGAGAGCGGTCGAAAACGCTACTTCGGGGACTGCAGCAAGACAAATTGGTGCTGTCACGTTGTCGCGGCAACAGCGAACCGTCATCTAGCGACTTCTAGCGGAGCCAATAGCGGATCTCACTGAAAAATAGTTGGAAACACTGCACGTGAGATTAATCAGAATGTGCCAATGTAAAAAGTAAAATTGCTCAGAAGTAATATTTTTATTATGCAAGTCATTAGAAAATTAAGTTACTGAAATAGCAATAACACTGAGCTACCTTGAAAGATCGTTTTTTAGTACATAAAGGGATACGCCTACGACTTACCTGTTACTTCTGCTTTGACAGGTTCAGGTGATTCAGTCCCGTTCTTGCCGATGAGGAATTGAGACATAGCATCAGCTATTAAGGCTATCGGCTGTTATGTGGTACAGTGGCCCCTTATCAACTAGAATAGTTTATATCAGACTAGACTATGACCGGTCCGTCTATATCTTTGACGACAATAGTCTAGGGGTAAAATTCCACATATGTTACATAACTGTATCACGTAGGCTACTAGGCGCCATCTACTGGCTTGTTTATGTAAAGCAATCACAGTGATCACTCACTAAAACGAATACTATCGCCATCTACTGGCAGGTGTATGTATAACCAAACTAACATAATGGTGGTTATCTAACATGACGAAGAAACATAAGTCAGACTTATTAATGCATTTATTACAACTTTGAATTGACACTAGACTTCTCCTTTACTTCTACATCTCCGTTAACAAATTGACTTCTTGAACTTGGGGCGGcacgtagcctagcggttagagcgatgggccagtaactgaaaggttgcgaTATCGAATTCCtaaactgacaaggtaaacatctgtcgttctgcctctgatcaaggcagttaacccactgttcttaggccgtccttgtaaaataagaattacttcaaccgacttgcctagttaaaaggtgATATATTAGAAATTGAATGTGCTTTTGAGTTTAAACTATTGAGTTTAAAAGTGTAATGGGCTGCCCCACAGAAAGTGTTATTACTGAAAACTAAAAGTCCTCGGTGTATCCAGCTCATCCCTCAcctggtaaacagctgaggggtggggctggAGAATGGTAAGCACCCATATTCATAGACATGGATGCAAGGACTGCTCATCCATGAGATAACATTtttagttttaaccatgttgttTTGGAGCATAGTGTTCATTTACaggtacattgtttacaaacaatggagtaaaacaagtttatatttagGGTTCTGATGGTGTTAGACAGTTTGATATGATCATCAGGCATTACAAATTACATTtgtcaagaatcaatggctatatacagtgtcatTATTTTACAAGTAAAAACATGTACAGTGcatctggaaagtattcagaacccttgactttttccaatttgttacagccttactctaaaatgtattaaatcccCCCcaatcaaactacacacaatgccccataatgacaaagcaaaaacaggtttagaaatctttgctaatttataataaaaaataacagaAATTCCAcatttacaaatcaaatcaaattttatttgtcacatacacatggttagcagatgttaatgcgagtgtagcgaaatgcttgtgcttctagttccgacaatgcagtaatagccAACAAGTAATCtcactaacaattccaaaactactgtcttatacacacaagtgccTGATCtaatgtctctccagagatgttacaTCAAGTTCAACTCAGGGCTCTCGCTgggccactgaaaaacatccccacagcatgatgctcccaccaccatgcttcaccatagggatggtgccaggtttcttccagacgtgatgcttggcattcagaccaaagagttccagcttggtttcatcagaccagagatgcttgtttctcatggtctaagaatctttaggtgccttttggccaactccaagcgggttgtcatgtgcctcttactgaagagtggcttccgtctggccactctcccagatctgtgcctcgacacaatcctgtctcggcgctccaCGGATGATTCCTTCGatctcattgcttggtttttgctctgagatctactgtcaactgtgggaccttatatagagaggtatgtacctttccaaatcatgaccaatcaagtgaatttaccacaggtggactccaagttgtagaaacagctcaaggatgatcaatggaaacaggatgcacctgagcacaatttcaagcctcatagcaaaggtctctttttttatacatttgcaaaaatatatatattttcgctttgtcattatgaggtattgtgtatatattgatgaggaacgttttttatttaatccattttagaataaggctgtaacaaaatgtggaaaaagtgaaggggtctgagtactttccgaatgcactgtatgtgccaaccccagattgcccctttaagaccTTTTTACCTTTCATGATAAATTGGTCCCCTCTCAAACTTCCTCTCCGCCTCCCCAACAGAGATGTTGTCTCTGGCTGTCATGGCCTGGATAGTGGCCTGGGACGGTATTAAAAAACAATAATTAACCATTTTAACTTAATGAATGGATAAAGGGAAGTTAAAGGAGTAGACAGGCATACAGATGTTAAAATTCATGAAAGTGTCAGTAGATGGTTAGACTTCATTGGAACCTCACCTCTGGCAACAAAAcatccaaaatgaaaatagacaAACGCGAGCGGTATGGCCCATGTACTATCAACCAGTCTGGCAGGCTGCTACATACACTGAAGTCTGAGGCACTACTGATCAGTCTGCCAGGCTACTATCTACAGTGACCAGCCTGGGAAGCCCAAGCATTATCTATTCTAGGCATATAAACTAGTAAGCATATGTTCACCAAAAAGATTAATGTTGTGGGTTTTGTAGCTGAACTGTATTTGCATGTTACACAGCTAAGAGCCATTAGTCCATGAGCCAGACCCCCAAATTTGCTCCGTCAGGCTCACATGAGGTGGCGATGTCTCTGAGTGATTTTTTTGAAGGTCTACGTCCCTAGAGTTGGAAAATGTGTGATAGCAGTGCAGCAATTGGAGCCTTCTCCAGTAATAACTCTCATCCCTCAATCCCATACAATTTTCCCATAGGGGTTTTACCCTGTACAGAATGCTATTGCTCACATACAAGCTGTAATTATATATCATTGGAAAGATTGACAGCTATCCATCAGACACATTTTTGGAATTTTCAGGTCAACAGAAGTTTAACCTTTGACCTATAGGGTATTTAACAGAATGACCTGTATAAATTGCTTTAAGGAAACCCTGACACATTTTAAACTTTGACAAGTGGTTCTGAAAGgtcatgaaatatatatatataatatatatatatatatataatataactttGAAAGCACTAGCTACAACTATTTTTTAATAATCACCCATATTATGCCATTGTGTGAGAGATTTGGTGCCTCTATCACCAAAGATACAATTAAAAAAACATAGTTGCCCCACTACATGGAATTCTATGGCTAAGCTTCCGACATTATAATGAATGTTGGAAGCTTATCCATAGAATTCCATGTAGTGGGGCAACTATGTTTTTGAATTGTTACTTTGGTGATAGAAGCACCAAATTTGACAAAAACAGCTAGAACAGGGTTTTAACCAGATTTGTAGATACAGGGCCATCACAGGATTCAGGTGTGCGGGTGAgtgtaatgagacaagacagtctggGGTTGATGGTAATGAATCCAGTTCAGTGACACCTAGAAAGCCAGTGACGTAGACCTCCGAAGCTGgtgaatgagcagcagtaccggtgGGATCCGTGACAGCTTCCAacattcttttatttattttttacccctttttctccctaatttcgtggtacccagaa
This window encodes:
- the LOC112249159 gene encoding beta,beta-carotene 15,15'-dioxygenase isoform X2, producing the protein MKGCVPEWLQGTLLRNGPGLFKVGDTEYNHWFDGMALIHSFTFKDGEVYYRSKFLRSDTFKKNTKANKIVVSEFGTMIYPDPCKNIFSKAFSYLLAAIPDFTDNNLINIIRYGEDYYASSEVNYMNQIDPITLDVIGKMNYRNHIALNLATAHPHYDDEGNTYNMGTALMRFGMPNYVIFKVPVNASDKEHKKPALRKVKQVCNIPFRSTLFPSYFHSFGMTENYIIFVEQPFKLDILRLATAIFRSVNWASCLKYDKEDITLIHLVDKKTGKAVSTKFYTDALVVFHHINAFEDDGHVVFDMITYKDSNLYEMFYLANLRKETHEFIETNKVNFSPPVCQRFVLPLTVDKDTPNGTNLVRLKDTTAKAVMQRDCSLYCLPETIFEGLELPGMNYKFNGKKYRYFYGSRVEWTPHPNKIGKVDIVTRKYIEWTEEDCYPSEPVFVASPGAVEEDDGVILSSVVSLNPKISPFMLVLNAKTFEVIARASIDASIHMDLHGHFIPTQSTN
- the LOC112249159 gene encoding beta,beta-carotene 15,15'-dioxygenase isoform X1; the encoded protein is MSQFLIGKNGTESPEPVKAEVTGCVPEWLQGTLLRNGPGLFKVGDTEYNHWFDGMALIHSFTFKDGEVYYRSKFLRSDTFKKNTKANKIVVSEFGTMIYPDPCKNIFSKAFSYLLAAIPDFTDNNLINIIRYGEDYYASSEVNYMNQIDPITLDVIGKMNYRNHIALNLATAHPHYDDEGNTYNMGTALMRFGMPNYVIFKVPVNASDKEHKKPALRKVKQVCNIPFRSTLFPSYFHSFGMTENYIIFVEQPFKLDILRLATAIFRSVNWASCLKYDKEDITLIHLVDKKTGKAVSTKFYTDALVVFHHINAFEDDGHVVFDMITYKDSNLYEMFYLANLRKETHEFIETNKVNFSPPVCQRFVLPLTVDKDTPNGTNLVRLKDTTAKAVMQRDCSLYCLPETIFEGLELPGMNYKFNGKKYRYFYGSRVEWTPHPNKIGKVDIVTRKYIEWTEEDCYPSEPVFVASPGAVEEDDGVILSSVVSLNPKISPFMLVLNAKTFEVIARASIDASIHMDLHGHFIPTQSTN